The window TGACTCGTGTGGCACTAGGAGTGGTGCAGCAGGGTACAAACGCATTGTTTCTTTGAGGATAGCTTGGAGATATACCAAATTTTTCATATCTGATTCTTTCACTTGCCTTTCTCTACCGATATGGATATCTAATTCTTCTTGAGCTTTTGTTAAGGTCTCAGGGTTGTTGAGAAGTAAAGAGAGAGCCCATGTCAATGTTATTGTTGATGTGTCTGAAGCCGCTAAGATAAGGGCCTACAAAAGTAACATAATATGAATTGGTTAAAATGTTATATGGTCGGCTAAAGCTTTAAGATTTCTAGCCATGGTCCAAGAATCTTTAGTAGCAGCAAGAATTCAGATTGCATTAAGAATTTAAAACTTGTGCTATTTGATTATATATGGCTTAATATTCGACAAGAAAATGACATGCCTTCAAGTTCAGGATTTAAATAAACCATTATGCACAAGATAAttatcatgaaattttttaaacattttaattCTGTAAAATGAAGTTCCAGATCCACGTTGAATTTTATGTGAGACACGGGGAATACAAATATTTTGTACCACTTTTTTATTGTACTTTATTCTCCATTAATTGTGGTATGCCATgtgtttaatttgattttatttcatttaaaacttcaattattttataaaattaaaaaagtaaaaataatacaTGATAAGTTGTGATTTGCAGAATATATAGTGGAATACAAAAAGTAGTACAGAGAATTTGTATTTCTTACATGGGCCATGCATGTGTTCATTTATCtaagatattttattattagtcTACAAAGTCAATGGATCAACTCTACAAATTCAATAAAGCAGTGTTTattacacaaattattttatacaattttacaaacacacaaaaaaaaaaaagttataatttcagttttttttttttttttcacgtattaaaaattgtgtaaaataacGTGTGTTTAACAAGTTAACCTAATTGAATATATGTAGCAAATGaaattttggaaatatattataCTATGTGTGAATTAATAGGGTTATCAAAAGCTTACCAGGCATGTAGCTTTGACGATTGTATCAACATCGTAACTGGAAGTCTCATCATCATCAGTGACAATGGATAGCATTACATCCATAAAATCTTGGTGTTCCTTCACCCCACCAGAAATTTTCCTCTGCTTATGCTCCTCTAGCCATTCTTTAGTCACATCATCCAATTCTTTTGCAGTTTTCTTCATGGCTTTCTCGCTTCCCCCCACGTCCAACCACCTTAGATATGGAAGTGCATCTGAGACCACAAACTCTCCACTCAAATCCATAAACTTTCTCAATGCCTTTCGACACTGATCATTTTTATCATTCTCAACCTTGGTTGTAGCCTTACCAAATCGTTGTCCTACAACCATCCTACATATTATGTTTAGGGCTGTGCACCCTAGCCATCTCTCCATCTCCAATAACACCTTGTTGTTCTTGACCAATAGCTTATGTATCTCTTTTATAGAATCATTTACCTCAGCCTCTCGAACGTGTTTGAGCGTTTCAAGGCGGTGGTTTGAGAGGACCTCTAGCGTGACCATTTTTCTCACTTGGCGCCAGAAGGGACCATAAGGGCTGAACCCAATCAGAGCATAGTTGTAGCCCAAGATTTCTAGAGCTAAACCTTTAGGACGGTTGGCAAAGGCTTTGTCATTGGTAGTAAAACACTCTTTGGCTATCTCCCAACTGCTTACTATTATTGTTCGATGCACACCCAACCAAATTGTGAAGATTGGTCCATACTTTTCAGCCATGTTACCCAAGGCTATATGAGCCGGTTGTGACCTTCCTAACTGGTGGAGGTGGCCAATCAAAGGCCAAGCCCCACCAGCTTCAGGTAGAACTGATCTTTGTTTAGTGGCAGTTCTTTGAACTCTTCTTGATATCCATATTAGAAAGAATATGAACATGAAAATAGTGAATATGCTAGCCATAGAATTTGTGCAGAATGGGCAGGAGAAGAGCATGGTTGATGTTTCTGGTGAGTGACAATTAATGGTTTTGTGGGAAAATATATATAGCCCGAACTTAGTAAGGAGGTGGTTCTTACAAGATACGTGGCAAGCAagctgaaaaataaatttggattgTCATTTTACATCTTACGTACCCTAAGATTTTCTCTTGTCTTATCTCGATGTCATTTTACTTTGCAAATCCGgcctaattttattattttaccacaaaTCCAAAAACAGAAACATTGATGGGAAAGGATCTTCGCATTAAAATCCTtcatttttctctaattttaatTCCGACACAAATAAGATAcatgatatttaaaaaatcaatggTGTTAAAAGATTCATATAAATcacacaaaatcaaataaatgttatatgTCTTACAtctatctaaaaattaaaaagatttaGAAGATTTAAGCTGGAGTTATCTTATTCTATCAAGTTATTGTTTGTTTGACTCTATTATAGCTTATATAGCTTATAGTCAATGGTGGCTCCACATGCAAGCTAGGATGGTCACAAGATCACCCtaacttgtaaaaaaaatgtatatatacacttattaaaaaatatatatatactaaactAATTTATTGTGATCactctaataaaaatgttgaacactCTGACTTgggaattacaaaaatttaggTTTAACAAAAACAAGTGTATTACTacattcacaataatttcacaacaaattcaatgtgataagttgttatgATTATAATTTGGGCCtaatactaatattatttttttatccaccaATAAACAgctttttgcataaaatttattgtaaaagtgttgtagAAGTATCATTACTCCAAAACTAAttctaccccccccccccccaaaacatGATCCttaatcatttaaaaataaaaaataaaaaccttaaataacaacaataataaatattagcccaaataacaacaaatataaatcaaacaaaaataagacaagaccaaacaacaacaaatgaacaaattattcaacaaaaagcctattataaaacaaaaagataaaaattgctaatcattcaaatttgtaactcgttcaacctattcaataaaaataatctctatttttcaattttcctttaaaaatgataccaagaaaaatattgtagctGTGAGTTTTCCTtgatggtgatgacatttatattctttttggcTTTGCAGTCAGAACAATTTTGCTTTCCTTTTTCGACTTGACTCACAGTTGCAATAAATATTTAAGTTATtactttattagattttgtataatttaaattttatagtcacaaccataaaaaaaataaaaataaaaaattcctagaACCACCATTACTTAAGTAGAGCAGGTTTTGCAAAGGGGTGGTGCTGGGgaattttgcttcttcttcaaagCTGCTGGTTGTACAGAATGAACGAACTTTTGCGATGGGGCCAAGAAATTAAGTCAGAAACTTGAGTGATTTAAACGATAAGTCCAAGAAATTAAGTTAAGACAGTGGAAATTAACGCatcaattttgtttattatatcgTCAATCACAATAATTGTTGATTAAGTATTATTATACTTTTGGGTCCATATATATACAAGTACGATAAAGTCAATAGaagatcttctcaaaaaaaaaaagtcagtaGAAGATCTTTGGGTATTTCGTATGTAAAATGACAACCCAAATTTTGTTTCAGCTTGCTTGTTTGTTTGAGCGTGAAGTCAAGGATTTTGACagaaaaatagaagagaagGTCATTTCTTGCTTTTCCCATACATGCAGAACAGGGAACGATTCTGCACATGCCCCTGCAAGATTAGAGAAGGAAATAGAAGGATCAAACGTTGGGCTAGAAACTATACCACGAATATTAGAACGTATAAAGCAATCAAATCtacctttattatttttttaaagctgaTGGTTCTATAGAATGGATGAGTTTGTGCGATGGATCCAAGAAAGTAAGTTAGAAACCTGTCGAGTTTTTCAATTAACTTGacttctctctcaattttctttACTATATCATAAATCTCAATAATTGTTATTATCATATTATTGGGTCAAGATCCATCTTACCTCATCAGTAAAatgaaattgataaaatatcattttgtaggtataaaatttctcttttacAAATGTAGCCGTTACTATCACTTAGATTATGATCGAAATATTTCACCTACTACTTAGTAATCCAAACTTTCAAATGTGTACCGATGGGATAGATGAGTGTCTATGGATAGCAAAAGTTCCTCCCAAATATACTTAGGGTGTAtttggatactgtttattttgctgaaactgaaaaattattactgaaagtactgtagataaagataaaaattagttgaaatagtatagtgaggcctatgaatagtaacaaaaataagttgaatagtggcaaaaataagctgaatagtgaaataattttcatttttcatttccacccaaatgcacacttaggGATGGAGGAAAACTTTAAACATGATAAAAGTATACTTAGCAAAATGGACTAAATAGATGGAAGTGGACCGAATTGGATGAAAGTGGACCGAATTAGACCGAACTAGACCGAACATTCTGAAATGCTACGTTGATGTGGCTCAATAGGagcataacaacaataaatattacgctttaattttagatattatatagattcCATTGTCTATTTTGTATATTAGAACAAATTGAATTGTATTTGTAGTTGAGTTTTCCACAATAAATGAGTTTGTTTGCAGGCAAGTGTTCCGAGCTTCTTTAAGTGAGTTTGTTGTGTTCTAATAAATTTCCAGCTTGCTtataaataagaagaaaaaaaaattcaaacttgtaCCGGACTTGGATGAATAGTGTCAACACgttaaaataaatcaattctAGGTTGATATCACGTTTGACAACTTTAATTGTCTAGAGATAATGAATTTTGGGAAATTCTTAGCTAGTCCTGGACTACAAGGTCAGCTTATAGTCCCAGCCAATAGAGAGAAGACACATCACTAAAAATGTATTACATCAGTTTACTTGCCACTTTTTGCTGTTGTTTCTTTCCATCGCAACGTTGGTAACACTTCAGCTCTGTTTCTATTTCATCTATCCCAGCCACTACGGCTATCTCTATCTCactgcttttagtttttatttttcgttCTTAGCTCAATATTAACTAGGTTAAGTTCTTGTTGCCttacttttgttttatattaaatgGGTCAAGTTTTAATCGTATTTCTTTAGTAGCACTTTGTTGGAATCTTTAGGTTTTGTAAAACATGAAcatgaatttcaaatttgatttataGTTGAAAACTTTATCGGTTGTTAAATATAcggaatagttttttttttcttataaaaaagaagtttttgtttttgtttttgttggatttGATCTAATTGGAtagtttttggaagtgattgaATCAAAAGTATTTAGGCAAAACATCAATctcccacattttttttttggtggcataAAAAAGTGTTTGTTGAAATGCTTCGTGGAGTTTTGGTTTGGTCTAAACTTGTTATGGCTTTGTATCCATGTTTATGTGGAGCtgctttttcaattttgtgaAATCCGGTGTAGGAGCTTCTCTAAgggtaaaaaatttatttatttatttattttgataaactgCAATTCATTGAAAGCTAAGAAAAGGGACGGGGATAATCAACCTTACAGATGGTTGAAAGGACTGGGACTCTGGGAGAAGATtatccttattaaaaaaaaaaacaagacaaaTCTAAAACTAAAGCAAATCACTACAAAAAACATGACTTGTTTCAACTCATTTTTTCCAAGGTCTCACTGAAAATGGTTGAAACAAATGCTAAAAACTGGCTCgctaattaaaatctaattaatcTTCTTACAATGGTCATTAAAACCcttgaaataaactaaaacaCTAA of the Quercus robur chromosome 10, dhQueRobu3.1, whole genome shotgun sequence genome contains:
- the LOC126702617 gene encoding cytochrome P450 CYP82D47-like gives rise to the protein MLFSCPFCTNSMASIFTIFMFIFFLIWISRRVQRTATKQRSVLPEAGGAWPLIGHLHQLGRSQPAHIALGNMAEKYGPIFTIWLGVHRTIIVSSWEIAKECFTTNDKAFANRPKGLALEILGYNYALIGFSPYGPFWRQVRKMVTLEVLSNHRLETLKHVREAEVNDSIKEIHKLLVKNNKVLLEMERWLGCTALNIICRMVVGQRFGKATTKVENDKNDQCRKALRKFMDLSGEFVVSDALPYLRWLDVGGSEKAMKKTAKELDDVTKEWLEEHKQRKISGGVKEHQDFMDVMLSIVTDDDETSSYDVDTIVKATCLALILAASDTSTITLTWALSLLLNNPETLTKAQEELDIHIGRERQVKESDMKNLVYLQAILKETMRLYPAAPLLVPHESMEDCTLVGYHVPAGTRLIVNLPKLHRDPNVWVDPSEFRPERFLTTHKDVDVRGRNFELIPFGSGRRMCPGISFALQVTQLTLATLLHAFEISSPSNEPVDMTEKGGLTNPKATPLEVYLTPRLHAQVYA